The Coprococcus phoceensis genomic sequence ATGGCAGGGGAATTATTAGCGATTTTAGATACACTGTTGAGTGAAGTGCCGGTTTACCGAATGAAATGTACGATTTCAAAGGAAGCGGTAGTGACGGCATATGAGAAAATGAAAGGAGATCAAGATGAAGATTAAAACTGGGTTTATGATGAGAGAAGTAGCTGGAAAATTCGTGGCGGTTCCGGTAGGAGTGGGAGCAAATGATTTTAAAGGAATGCTGCAAACCAATAAAACGGGAGCATTTCTCTGGAAATTACTTGAGAAAAAACAGACGAAAGAAACGCTTGTTTGCGCAATGTTGGAGCATTATGAGATGACGGAAGGACAAGCTGAAAAAGACGTGGAGACATTTACCAGTCAGCTCATTGAGGCTGGAATCTTAGAGGCGTAAGGCAGGGAGTGTGCAATGATTAAAAAAATGGAACAGATTCTTGTGGAGACTGGAGAACTTTTTACAACTGCCTCCGGTATCAGTATGCTCCCGTGTATTCGTCCAAAACGAGATATGATTCATCTTGTCACTCCAAACCAAGGCGTAAAAAAACACGATGTTATTCTTTATAAAAGAAAAAATGGAAATTATATTCTTCACAGAGTAATTAAAACGAAGCCGGATGGATATGTGTTATGCGGAGACAACCAGTGGGTGCTCGAGTGGGGAATTAACGATGAGCAGGTGCTGGGTGTGCTGAAAGGATTCTATCGCGGGGAAAGATATGTGGATTGTGAGAAAAATCGTTTGTATCATATATATGTGGCTATATGGTGTTTTTCGCTTGCAATGCGAAAATGGATTTTAAAAGGAATGAATCTGATGAGAAGAACAGGCAGGATACTTAGAAAATTCCCTGAAAAATCGGAATAGAAAGAGAAAATGGTACTTGACATAAGCCCATAATAATAATATAATAAATCAGTATGAAAACAGAGGAAACAGTTTACACCAAAGCCCCGGAGTGGACTGATTCTATATAGTAAAGAAGACATTAATTTGATGAAATTTATTAGGAGGTCACCCAATGAAAACTTACATGGCTAATCCAGACAAGATTGAAAGAAAATGGTATGTAGTTGATGCAGAAGGATGCACATTAGGACGCTTAACTTCTGAGATCGCTAAAGTTTTAAGAGGAAAAAATAAACCGGAATATACACCACACATCGATACAGGTGATTACGTAGTTGTAATCAACGCTGAAAAAATTAAAGTAACAGGTAAAAAATTAGATCAGAAAATCTACTATCATCACTCAGACTATGTAGGAGGAATGAAAGAGACTACATTAAGAGAAATGATGGCTAAGAAACCTGAAAAAGTAATTGAACTTGCAGTTAAAGGAATGCTTCCAAAAGGACCTTTGGGAAGAAGTATGATCAAAAAATTACACGTATACGCTGGACCAGAGCACGAACAACAAGCTCAGAAACCAGAAGTATTAACATTTTAAGGAAAGGTTGAAAGGAGGAAGTTATAATGGCTAATGCAAAATTCTACGGAACAGGAAGAAGAAAAAAATCAATCGCAAGAGTATATTTAGTACCTGGAACAGGTAAAATTACAATAAACAAAAGAGATATTGATGAATATCTTGGATTAGAGACATTAAAAGTTGTAGTTCGTCAGCCACTCGTTGCTACAGAGACAGTTGACAAATTCGACGTATTAGTAAACGTACACGGTGGAGGATACACAGGACAGGCTGGAGCTATCCGTCACGGTATCGCAAGAGCTTTACTTCAAGCTGATGCTGATTACAGACCAGTTCTTAAGAAAGCAGGATACTTAACACGTGATCCACGTATGAAAGAACGTAAGAAATACGGACTTAAAGCAGCTCGTAGAGCACCACAGTTCTCCAAACGTTAATTATACGTTTCGGGACGTACAATTTCAAAAAAAGATTTTTCAACTCCTCAGGGCTTCGGTTCTGGGGAGTTTTTTTGATATGTATTTTAGCTAGAGATAATGGTATAATCTATATAGGTCTCTATTTTTGAAGTCGATTTCCCTGTTCTCGGGAAAATCGATGAATGAGAGATATGAATTTGTGTCAGCAGTGTTGTCATAAATTAAGTGAAGAAAATAATAGGGGGAGATATATGAAAAACGAAATTAGTTTTGCTGAGAATCTCATTAAAATTATAGAAGATTCAAGGAATAATGCATTAAAAAGGGTAAATGAAGAGCTTATCCAAATGTATTGGAAAATTGGGGAATCTTTAAGTAAAGAGGCTGAAAATACATCTTTCGGAGATGCGTATATAG encodes the following:
- a CDS encoding PqqD family protein — encoded protein: MKIKTGFMMREVAGKFVAVPVGVGANDFKGMLQTNKTGAFLWKLLEKKQTKETLVCAMLEHYEMTEGQAEKDVETFTSQLIEAGILEA
- a CDS encoding S24/S26 family peptidase, translated to MIKKMEQILVETGELFTTASGISMLPCIRPKRDMIHLVTPNQGVKKHDVILYKRKNGNYILHRVIKTKPDGYVLCGDNQWVLEWGINDEQVLGVLKGFYRGERYVDCEKNRLYHIYVAIWCFSLAMRKWILKGMNLMRRTGRILRKFPEKSE
- the rplM gene encoding 50S ribosomal protein L13, yielding MKTYMANPDKIERKWYVVDAEGCTLGRLTSEIAKVLRGKNKPEYTPHIDTGDYVVVINAEKIKVTGKKLDQKIYYHHSDYVGGMKETTLREMMAKKPEKVIELAVKGMLPKGPLGRSMIKKLHVYAGPEHEQQAQKPEVLTF
- the rpsI gene encoding 30S ribosomal protein S9, whose product is MANAKFYGTGRRKKSIARVYLVPGTGKITINKRDIDEYLGLETLKVVVRQPLVATETVDKFDVLVNVHGGGYTGQAGAIRHGIARALLQADADYRPVLKKAGYLTRDPRMKERKKYGLKAARRAPQFSKR